From Candidatus Nomurabacteria bacterium, one genomic window encodes:
- the uvrB gene encoding excinuclease ABC subunit UvrB — protein MTKFKLQSKFKPDGDQPHAISQLVAGLKKGKEHQTLLGVTGSGKTFTMANVIAAVQRPTLVIAHNKTLAAQLAQEYQDFFPDNAVHYFVSYYDFYQPEAYIAATDTYIEKDAQINKEIDRLRHASTQALLTRKDVVIVASVSCIYGLGSPKEYEAENLKLSVGQKISRQELLKKLIKIHYQRSNADLQSGIFRAIGNSVEVIPPGAKEIFNLLLSGDKISEIKRVDPISRVVLDEPSHIFLFPAKHFITTPAARDKAFRTIKEELAVQLKKLTTEGKLLEAERLKRRTNYDLAMIREVGYCNGIENYSRHLSGRAPGEPPDTLLSYFPEDFLTIIDESHVTIPQIGGMYAGDASRKENLVEYGFRLPSAKDNRPLKFEEFKDRVGQVIYTSATPSDYERGVSGENIVEQIIRPTGLVDPKLEVRPIISTKNYAGQVKDFVAEAEKEIKKGYRAIATTLTKKMAEDLSDYLKNVGMKSEYLHSEIKTLERIAILTDFRRGKFDCLVGVNLLREGLDLPEVSLIGILDADKEGFLRSEVALIQTIGRAARNVEGRVILYADNVTNSMERAISETNRRRVIQLAHNKKYHITPQTIIKKIKDITEALQSEHDRAVGQLVALDRAKYGNNLKKLIQEKEKQMGEAVKNLDFETAALLRDEIRALVEEPLDKKKKKD, from the coding sequence GTGACGAAATTCAAACTCCAATCAAAGTTTAAACCTGATGGGGATCAACCTCACGCGATTTCGCAATTGGTGGCTGGTCTGAAGAAAGGCAAAGAGCACCAGACCCTTCTCGGTGTTACCGGATCTGGTAAAACATTCACAATGGCCAATGTGATTGCCGCAGTTCAGCGACCCACCCTCGTGATTGCTCATAATAAGACGCTTGCCGCCCAGCTCGCCCAGGAGTACCAGGATTTCTTTCCCGACAATGCTGTTCATTACTTCGTGTCTTATTACGATTTCTATCAACCGGAAGCGTACATCGCTGCGACCGATACCTATATCGAGAAAGATGCGCAGATTAATAAGGAGATTGATCGATTGCGACATGCTTCCACCCAGGCCCTTCTCACCAGGAAGGATGTGGTTATTGTCGCTTCCGTTTCCTGTATCTACGGTCTCGGTTCGCCGAAAGAGTATGAGGCGGAGAATTTGAAACTATCTGTGGGGCAGAAAATCTCGCGACAGGAGTTACTGAAGAAGCTAATCAAGATCCACTATCAGCGGAGTAATGCCGATTTACAGTCGGGCATTTTCCGTGCGATCGGCAATTCCGTGGAGGTAATTCCACCGGGTGCGAAAGAAATTTTCAATCTTCTTCTGTCTGGTGACAAGATTAGTGAAATCAAAAGAGTCGATCCGATTTCCCGCGTTGTCCTCGATGAGCCAAGCCACATTTTCCTTTTTCCAGCTAAGCACTTCATCACCACCCCTGCCGCCCGCGATAAAGCTTTCAGAACCATTAAGGAAGAATTGGCTGTCCAGCTTAAAAAGTTGACCACTGAGGGCAAGTTGCTTGAGGCAGAGAGATTAAAGCGTCGCACTAATTATGATTTGGCGATGATTCGGGAGGTTGGTTATTGTAACGGTATTGAGAATTACTCACGTCATCTTTCTGGTCGTGCGCCCGGTGAACCGCCAGACACCCTGCTCTCCTATTTTCCTGAAGATTTTCTAACAATCATCGATGAATCACATGTTACAATTCCCCAGATCGGGGGGATGTACGCCGGTGACGCCAGTCGGAAAGAGAACTTGGTGGAATACGGTTTTCGCTTGCCCAGCGCGAAGGATAATCGTCCGCTGAAGTTTGAGGAGTTTAAGGATCGAGTTGGACAGGTTATTTATACTAGCGCCACGCCGAGTGACTATGAACGTGGGGTTTCTGGAGAAAATATCGTGGAGCAGATTATCCGGCCAACCGGCTTGGTTGACCCGAAACTGGAAGTTCGACCCATTATCTCGACAAAGAATTATGCGGGGCAAGTGAAAGATTTTGTTGCCGAAGCGGAAAAGGAAATTAAGAAAGGTTATCGTGCAATTGCGACGACCCTGACGAAGAAGATGGCGGAAGACCTGAGTGACTATCTGAAAAATGTGGGAATGAAGTCGGAATATTTGCATAGCGAAATTAAAACTTTGGAACGCATCGCCATTCTTACGGATTTTCGGCGGGGGAAGTTCGATTGTTTGGTGGGTGTTAACCTGCTTCGTGAGGGCCTGGATCTACCGGAGGTTTCTTTGATCGGAATACTTGATGCTGACAAGGAGGGCTTTCTCCGCTCGGAGGTGGCCCTAATTCAGACAATTGGCCGGGCCGCACGCAATGTGGAGGGTCGGGTAATTCTTTATGCTGACAATGTAACTAATTCCATGGAGCGAGCAATTAGCGAAACAAATCGACGGCGAGTAATTCAATTAGCTCACAACAAAAAATACCATATTACCCCACAGACAATTATTAAAAAGATAAAGGATATTACGGAAGCATTGCAAAGTGAACACGATCGGGCGGTGGGGCAATTAGTTGCGCTTGATCGAGCCAAGTATGGCAACAACTTGAAAAAATTAATTCAGGAAAAAGAGAAACAAATGGGTGAGGCTGTTAAAAATTTGGATTTTGAGACGGCGGCACTGCTTCGTGATGAGATCCGCGCACTGGTTGAGGAACCGCTGGACAAAAAGAAGAAAAAGGACTAG
- the uvrA gene encoding excinuclease ABC subunit UvrA translates to MADKIIVKGARTHNLKNISVEIPRNKLIAFTGLSGSGKSSLAFDTIFAEGQRRYVESLSAYARQFLNTMQKPDVDEITGLSPAISIDQKTRSSNPRSTVATITEIYDYLRVLYARVGQPHCLVCGRRIEKLSTSEIVSFAREKIAKTKDKTGSVRFYAPLVRGRKGEYYQLLYDLIEKGYSEVLINGERKKLRERIVLEKNKKHDIDVLIDEIIFADLKSSKERLNEAVERALGETDGLVRIILGEESIILSARFACPDDGFSYPEVEPRLFSFNSPYGACATCNGLGTKHLFGDEPCEACHGARLRPESLNVKLGGKNIVEVTAMSIQTAHNFFDAIKLTNQEREIAKVVLKEIEARLQFLLDVGLDYLTLERRANTLSGGESQRIRLASQLGSRLVGALYVLDEPTIGLHPRDNDRLIKTLEELRDLGNTIIVVEHDEDTIFASDYLVDIGPGAGIHGGHIVVSGETDKLLTAKKNDFNSLTVDYLRGEKSVSCSKKRRTNEKGVIKIRGGNIFNIKNLNVDIPLGRLIAVTGVSGSGKSSFVHEIVYKNLQARYERRYRTNETFHCQTFSGTEYLGRVVLIDQSPIGRTPRSNPATYTGSFTFIRQLFSETEGAKLRGWKPNRFSFNVPGGRCEACQGNGTIAVEMHFLPTVYVECDVCRGRRFDKETLAVKYKDKNIHQVLCMTVEEALKFFQDIPAIADRLGMLHEVGLDYLELGQSATTLSGGEAQRVKISSELYRPRTERTFYILDEPTVGLHYEDVNKLVEIIHKLVERGNTVLAIEHNLEIVKNADYVIDLGPEGGDGGGKLVAKGTPEEVARIASSHTAKYLRRILQK, encoded by the coding sequence ATGGCAGACAAAATTATTGTCAAGGGGGCGAGGACTCATAATTTGAAAAATATTAGTGTGGAGATTCCCCGCAATAAATTGATTGCGTTTACGGGTTTATCTGGTTCAGGAAAATCGAGTTTGGCCTTCGATACGATTTTCGCAGAAGGTCAGAGGCGTTATGTGGAAAGTCTCTCCGCTTACGCGCGTCAGTTTCTGAACACAATGCAAAAGCCCGATGTGGACGAGATTACCGGTCTCTCGCCTGCAATCTCAATTGACCAGAAGACAAGGTCATCGAACCCGCGGTCGACTGTCGCGACGATTACAGAAATCTACGATTATTTGCGTGTTCTTTATGCTCGGGTAGGTCAGCCTCACTGTCTTGTGTGCGGGCGGAGAATTGAGAAGCTCTCTACTTCAGAGATAGTTAGTTTTGCTAGAGAAAAAATTGCAAAGACCAAAGATAAGACCGGTTCCGTTCGCTTTTACGCTCCGTTGGTACGTGGACGGAAGGGAGAATATTACCAGTTGCTCTACGATTTGATTGAGAAGGGTTACAGTGAGGTTTTGATTAATGGCGAACGGAAAAAACTGCGTGAGCGGATCGTGCTAGAAAAGAACAAAAAACATGACATTGATGTACTTATTGACGAGATTATCTTCGCCGACCTCAAGTCTAGTAAAGAACGCTTGAATGAAGCGGTTGAACGCGCCCTCGGAGAGACTGATGGCTTGGTGCGGATTATCCTTGGAGAGGAATCAATTATTTTGTCTGCTCGTTTTGCTTGCCCAGATGATGGTTTCTCATATCCGGAGGTGGAGCCACGACTCTTTTCCTTCAATTCACCTTACGGCGCTTGCGCGACTTGTAATGGGCTGGGCACCAAGCATCTCTTCGGCGATGAACCGTGCGAAGCTTGTCATGGCGCTCGCCTGCGCCCGGAGTCACTGAATGTGAAATTGGGCGGAAAGAATATTGTCGAAGTGACGGCGATGTCTATCCAAACGGCGCATAATTTCTTTGATGCCATTAAGCTGACGAACCAAGAACGGGAGATTGCTAAGGTCGTTTTGAAAGAAATTGAGGCGCGTCTACAGTTTCTCCTAGATGTGGGTCTTGATTACTTGACTCTAGAACGGCGAGCAAACACCTTGTCAGGCGGGGAATCTCAAAGGATTCGTCTGGCCTCACAGCTTGGCTCGCGTTTAGTCGGAGCACTCTATGTATTGGATGAACCGACAATCGGCCTTCATCCGCGAGATAATGATCGCCTGATTAAGACTCTGGAGGAACTGCGTGATCTTGGTAATACCATTATCGTGGTGGAGCACGATGAGGACACAATTTTTGCCTCAGACTATCTGGTTGATATCGGGCCGGGGGCTGGTATCCATGGCGGGCATATTGTTGTTTCTGGAGAAACCGATAAACTGCTTACCGCGAAGAAGAATGACTTTAACTCACTGACGGTTGATTATCTGCGTGGAGAGAAAAGCGTCTCTTGTTCGAAGAAGCGCCGAACCAATGAAAAGGGGGTCATCAAGATCCGTGGCGGGAACATTTTCAATATCAAGAATTTAAATGTGGATATTCCACTCGGGCGACTCATCGCGGTGACGGGGGTTTCTGGTTCTGGTAAATCTTCTTTTGTCCACGAAATTGTTTATAAGAATTTACAGGCACGCTATGAAAGGCGTTATCGAACCAATGAAACTTTTCATTGTCAGACTTTTTCGGGCACAGAGTATCTTGGTCGCGTCGTCTTGATTGATCAATCGCCAATTGGTCGCACGCCACGCTCAAACCCGGCTACCTATACTGGCTCTTTCACTTTCATTAGACAGCTCTTTTCTGAGACGGAGGGCGCAAAACTGCGCGGTTGGAAACCAAACCGCTTCTCTTTCAATGTGCCGGGCGGGCGCTGTGAAGCTTGTCAGGGAAATGGCACGATTGCGGTGGAGATGCATTTTCTGCCAACTGTTTATGTTGAATGTGATGTGTGCCGTGGTCGACGTTTCGATAAGGAGACATTGGCGGTGAAATACAAGGATAAGAATATTCACCAAGTTTTATGTATGACCGTGGAGGAGGCCTTGAAATTTTTCCAAGATATACCTGCGATTGCTGACCGATTGGGAATGCTTCACGAGGTCGGTTTAGATTATTTGGAACTTGGACAATCAGCTACCACACTGTCTGGTGGGGAAGCTCAACGGGTGAAAATTTCTTCGGAACTTTACCGACCGCGCACAGAAAGGACTTTCTATATTTTGGATGAGCCGACTGTCGGCTTACATTACGAAGATGTTAACAAGTTGGTGGAGATTATTCATAAACTAGTTGAGCGGGGCAATACCGTTCTGGCGATTGAGCACAATTTGGAAATTGTGAAGAATGCGGATTATGTAATCGATTTGGGTCCGGAGGGTGGTGATGGTGGTGGTAAACTGGTGGCGAAGGGGACACCAGAAGAAGTAGCCCGAATTGCTAGTTCTCACACGGCAAAGTATCTTCGGCGGATCTTGCAAAAATAG
- a CDS encoding D-alanine--D-alanine ligase, whose protein sequence is MSRIRVAVLRGGPSAEYDVSLETGASVLKHLPEGYEGHDILIDKKGVWHYRGLPIGAQEISRYADVIWNAMHGEYGEDGQVQNVLDKTGVPYTGSKSFASALAMNKSTAKESFRRAGLKVPAGQLFDLEREPAEAAATKVFQTISPPWVVKPADRGSSVGLYIAKNFTELSHAIAECFRFSGKVIVEEYIRGKEATVGVVDNFRNQKHYALPAIEIRRPAGKSVWTYDDKYNGATEEVCPGCFTNEEKKKLEELAILAHQSLGLEHYSRSDFILHPTRGIYLLETNSLPGLTSESLLPKSLAAVGCTYPEFLNHVIKLALAR, encoded by the coding sequence ATGTCTAGGATTCGCGTTGCTGTGTTGCGCGGTGGGCCGAGTGCCGAATATGATGTCTCGCTGGAGACGGGTGCGAGTGTCCTTAAGCATTTGCCGGAAGGTTATGAGGGACACGATATTCTCATCGATAAAAAGGGTGTGTGGCACTATCGTGGTCTGCCAATCGGCGCTCAAGAAATCAGCCGTTATGCTGATGTGATTTGGAACGCGATGCATGGTGAATATGGTGAGGATGGACAGGTGCAAAATGTCTTAGATAAAACCGGCGTACCATATACTGGTTCCAAATCTTTTGCTTCGGCGCTAGCGATGAATAAGTCCACCGCGAAAGAAAGTTTTCGGCGGGCGGGCTTGAAGGTTCCGGCTGGTCAGCTCTTCGATCTTGAGCGCGAACCAGCGGAGGCGGCGGCCACGAAAGTTTTCCAGACGATTTCACCACCCTGGGTGGTGAAGCCAGCCGACCGGGGCTCTTCCGTTGGGTTGTATATTGCAAAAAATTTCACAGAACTATCACACGCCATTGCCGAGTGTTTTCGTTTTTCTGGTAAAGTCATTGTCGAGGAATATATCCGGGGCAAGGAGGCAACAGTTGGTGTGGTTGATAATTTTCGTAACCAGAAACATTATGCCTTGCCGGCCATTGAGATTCGTCGACCGGCTGGTAAGAGTGTTTGGACCTATGATGATAAGTACAATGGAGCAACAGAAGAAGTTTGCCCCGGATGTTTTACAAATGAAGAGAAGAAAAAGCTGGAAGAGTTAGCGATATTGGCCCATCAATCGCTTGGTCTTGAGCATTATTCGCGATCAGACTTCATTCTTCATCCCACGCGCGGTATCTATTTATTGGAAACTAATAGTCTTCCCGGTTTAACGAGTGAATCGCTCTTGCCGAAGTCGCTTGCGGCGGTGGGTTGCACCTATCCCGAATTTTTGAACCATGTGATTAAACTGGCTCTGGCGAGATAA
- a CDS encoding MBL fold metallo-hydrolase, translating into MKITKFGHCCLLIEENGVRILTDPGTYSTQQSEVKNIDFVLITHEHTDHFHIDSLKTLLKNNPQAKVITNKSVGALLEKDSIAFSVVENGQNFDANGVLIEGFGENHALMHISIPPIQNIGYFIANKLFYPGDAFTNPGKQVEILALPVAGPWMRLLEAIDYALEVKPKICFPVHEGILKQPGSTHAIPPKVLEPKGIKFVILEIDKEHEF; encoded by the coding sequence ATGAAAATAACAAAATTTGGACATTGTTGCTTATTGATAGAAGAAAACGGAGTCAGAATTTTAACTGACCCTGGAACTTATTCAACACAACAAAGCGAAGTAAAAAATATTGACTTCGTGCTAATTACGCACGAACACACTGACCATTTTCATATTGATTCGCTGAAAACACTTTTAAAAAATAATCCGCAAGCGAAAGTTATTACCAACAAAAGTGTCGGTGCACTTTTGGAAAAAGATAGTATTGCTTTCAGCGTGGTTGAAAATGGTCAAAATTTTGACGCAAATGGAGTTTTGATTGAGGGCTTTGGAGAAAATCATGCCCTCATGCACATTTCAATTCCGCCGATTCAAAATATTGGTTATTTTATTGCTAACAAACTTTTCTATCCTGGCGACGCTTTCACCAATCCAGGAAAACAAGTTGAGATTCTAGCCCTGCCTGTGGCAGGGCCTTGGATGAGGCTATTAGAGGCGATTGACTACGCGCTTGAAGTAAAACCAAAAATCTGTTTTCCGGTACATGAAGGGATTTTGAAACAACCTGGTTCTACGCACGCCATACCGCCAAAAGTGCTAGAGCCAAAAGGGATAAAATTCGTGATTCTAGAAATTGATAAAGAGCACGAATTTTAG
- a CDS encoding dihydrofolate reductase yields MKATLFMALSVNGFIATESGGEDFLSSENWAKFCELAREFGHFVVGRKTYEAVKKWDEDYNFDDLIGVERIVISQDRDFKLPEGYILANSPTDALAKLAGKGFKKALVAGGASINSAFIQANLLDEIILNLEPVFIGRGIPLFAPSDFEIKTELISVDKSQRGIITLRYNVSK; encoded by the coding sequence ATGAAGGCTACACTTTTTATGGCGCTGTCGGTGAATGGTTTTATTGCCACGGAAAGTGGCGGAGAGGATTTCTTGTCGTCAGAAAATTGGGCGAAGTTTTGTGAATTAGCCAGAGAGTTTGGCCACTTTGTCGTTGGTCGGAAAACTTATGAGGCGGTGAAAAAGTGGGATGAAGATTATAATTTTGACGATTTGATTGGGGTGGAGAGAATCGTTATTTCGCAAGACCGAGACTTTAAACTGCCTGAGGGTTATATTTTAGCAAATTCGCCAACTGACGCCTTGGCTAAACTGGCCGGAAAAGGTTTTAAGAAGGCTCTGGTGGCTGGCGGGGCGAGTATCAATTCCGCCTTTATTCAGGCCAATTTACTAGATGAAATAATCTTAAATCTTGAGCCAGTTTTCATTGGCAGGGGAATTCCGCTTTTTGCGCCAAGTGATTTCGAAATCAAAACGGAACTTATTTCGGTTGATAAATCACAGCGGGGAATTATTACTTTGAGGTATAATGTTTCAAAGTAA
- a CDS encoding alpha/beta hydrolase yields MKKQVVVIHGGDTFETREEYLNFLRDYEIDIERYRSDKSDWKPWLRKKLGDGYEVILPVMPNKTNAQFEEWKIWFEKLIPFLDDGVILVGHSLGGDFLAKYLSENKFPKKIAAVFLIAAVHDKDADGYNLATFTLPAKLDLQTEKVYLYHSKDDSVVPFGDLAKFEKALPTSIPRVFENRQHFNQEELLELAEDILNLS; encoded by the coding sequence ATGAAAAAACAAGTCGTAGTCATTCATGGCGGAGATACATTTGAGACTCGGGAAGAGTACTTGAATTTCCTGCGTGATTACGAAATTGATATTGAACGCTACCGATCAGACAAAAGCGACTGGAAACCGTGGTTGAGGAAAAAACTGGGAGATGGCTATGAGGTTATTCTACCGGTGATGCCCAATAAGACGAATGCTCAATTTGAAGAGTGGAAAATTTGGTTTGAAAAACTTATTCCATTTTTGGATGATGGGGTTATCTTGGTCGGGCACTCGCTTGGCGGTGATTTCTTGGCAAAATATTTAAGTGAAAATAAATTTCCAAAGAAAATTGCGGCAGTGTTTCTGATTGCCGCTGTTCATGATAAGGACGCAGACGGTTATAATTTGGCCACCTTCACCTTGCCGGCCAAGTTAGATTTACAAACCGAGAAAGTTTATTTGTATCACAGTAAGGACGATAGTGTTGTCCCATTTGGCGATTTGGCAAAGTTTGAAAAGGCTTTACCTACGTCTATCCCGCGCGTCTTCGAAAATCGTCAACATTTCAATCAAGAAGAATTACTGGAACTAGCGGAGGATATTCTGAATCTCAGTTGA
- a CDS encoding quinone-dependent dihydroorotate dehydrogenase, translating to MVYEKMLKPLFFSLDPEYVHDLFTSIGEKLGQSRAGRSITSWAYDYHGDNASVTVDGIKYRTPIILSAGFDYNARLTTILPSLAFGGVEVGSITARPCAGNKAPRLTRLPRSRSIIVNKGLRNDGVDAIIDRLQKKERISDFVIGVSIARTNDCETTDVESGITDYLTSFQKLNESNVGDYYAINISCPNAFGGETFAEPARLQLLLSALATVRTTKPIYIKMPINLSWTELSALLRVIEPFKINGVIIGNLNKDYSSLKIREEAPAEYRGGLSGSPCFLPSNNLIRKTREKYGKRFTIIGTGGIFSPADAMVKLAAGADLVQLITGMIYRGPSLIKNIAHEYAQRKKLVAIK from the coding sequence ATGGTTTATGAGAAGATGTTGAAACCTCTGTTCTTCTCTCTTGATCCTGAATATGTTCATGACCTTTTTACCAGTATTGGTGAAAAACTGGGTCAATCCCGAGCGGGCCGTTCCATCACTAGCTGGGCTTATGACTACCACGGTGACAATGCTTCTGTCACCGTAGACGGCATAAAATATCGCACACCAATAATCCTCTCTGCCGGTTTTGACTATAACGCTCGTCTCACCACGATCCTCCCTTCACTCGCCTTCGGCGGCGTGGAAGTTGGGTCCATAACCGCCCGGCCATGTGCGGGAAACAAGGCACCACGACTAACCAGATTGCCTCGCTCGCGAAGTATTATTGTGAATAAAGGTCTGCGCAATGACGGTGTGGACGCCATCATTGACCGTCTGCAAAAAAAGGAACGGATCAGTGATTTCGTAATCGGTGTCAGTATTGCCCGCACCAATGATTGTGAGACCACGGACGTGGAATCTGGCATAACCGATTACCTAACAAGCTTCCAAAAACTGAACGAATCGAATGTCGGGGATTATTACGCCATCAATATTTCTTGCCCAAATGCTTTCGGTGGAGAAACTTTTGCCGAACCCGCCAGACTACAGCTCCTGCTTTCCGCATTGGCCACAGTTAGAACGACCAAACCGATCTATATCAAAATGCCAATCAACTTATCTTGGACAGAATTGTCGGCGCTTCTGCGGGTGATTGAGCCATTCAAGATTAACGGTGTAATTATCGGCAACCTAAACAAAGATTATTCTTCGCTGAAAATAAGAGAAGAGGCGCCAGCGGAATACCGCGGTGGCTTGAGCGGTTCACCTTGTTTCCTACCATCCAACAATCTTATTCGTAAAACCAGAGAAAAATACGGCAAACGATTCACCATTATCGGCACGGGTGGCATCTTCTCCCCCGCCGACGCAATGGTCAAACTCGCCGCCGGAGCAGACCTGGTTCAGTTGATTACCGGAATGATTTACCGTGGCCCAAGTCTTATTAAAAATATCGCTCACGAATACGCTCAGAGAAAAAAGCTGGTTGCCATAAAGTGA
- a CDS encoding phosphoketolase family protein, producing MVASLEVEKIKRYVRAANYISAAQIYLRDNFLLERPLSPEDIKPRLLGHWGTCPGINFVYANLNALIKKTNAEMMFVLGPGHGFPALQANLFLEGTLAKYYPEATINLAGLTYIAKQFSWPYGFPSHSSPATPGVILEGGELGYSLATSYGAVLDNPNLIIACLVGDGEAETGTAATAWHLSKFVNPKTNGAVLPILHLNGYKISGPTIFGRMTDEELLSLFRGYGYEPAIVSGEDDTVYTTMAETLTVAYQKIVSRRTNHNLRPPMIVLRTPKGWTGIKELNGQKIEGNCLSHQVVATNARADVGEREALETWLRSYNFAELFDPEGGLKSDLREVLPSEERLMGRSPHAFGERLSDLVLPEVDTFTEEVSAPGVIGSSSMRRLGLYLAQVFKQNASQNNFRLMSPDETYSNKLDAVFTETKRAFMGKIETWDRDLDPDGRVMEMLSENALQGLAQGYILTGRWAVFASYEAFIQVVASMADQYAKFLRVAREISWRGDLPSFTYILTSSGWRQEHNGFSHQNPGFIDNMLQKQGCFVKVFFPPDGNTALAVLKRCLSTRNEINIIVAGKTVEPRWLTPELIERELEEGLLVWDFASQPEPDIVLSAAGEYLTKESLAAIDLIRREAPEIKTRFVNILEVSALGIGNEACRVAPESFENYFTSDKPVIFNFHGYPETLKQVLFNHQNVKDRFSVHGYVENGSTTTPFDLHLRNGTSRYDLVLEVFAKMREAGVLDSLKAERLIDLYRDKIRAHKKFIIENGVDPEEIENWQWQQNI from the coding sequence ATGGTAGCAAGTTTGGAGGTGGAAAAGATTAAGCGTTATGTTCGTGCCGCAAACTATATTAGCGCGGCCCAAATCTATCTTCGTGACAATTTTCTATTGGAACGACCACTGTCTCCAGAAGATATCAAACCACGCCTGCTTGGACACTGGGGGACTTGTCCGGGAATTAATTTTGTTTACGCGAATCTAAACGCTTTAATTAAAAAAACTAATGCCGAGATGATGTTTGTTCTTGGTCCCGGACACGGTTTTCCCGCTTTGCAGGCGAATTTATTTCTGGAGGGAACATTGGCGAAGTATTATCCTGAAGCAACGATAAATCTGGCTGGCCTCACGTATATCGCGAAACAATTTAGCTGGCCTTATGGTTTTCCAAGTCACAGTTCGCCAGCCACGCCCGGTGTGATTCTAGAGGGCGGTGAGCTCGGATACTCATTGGCCACTTCTTATGGCGCCGTTTTAGATAATCCGAATTTAATCATCGCCTGTCTTGTGGGTGATGGTGAGGCGGAGACCGGTACGGCGGCCACGGCTTGGCACCTTTCCAAATTTGTTAATCCTAAAACGAACGGAGCGGTTTTGCCGATCTTACATCTGAATGGTTACAAAATTTCTGGTCCAACCATTTTCGGCCGAATGACTGACGAAGAGTTGCTTTCCCTTTTTCGAGGTTACGGGTATGAACCGGCAATTGTCAGTGGTGAAGATGACACCGTTTATACCACGATGGCAGAGACTCTCACGGTGGCTTATCAGAAAATTGTTTCTCGTCGAACGAACCACAATTTACGGCCACCCATGATTGTCTTGAGAACTCCCAAGGGTTGGACAGGAATCAAAGAATTGAATGGACAGAAGATTGAGGGTAATTGTTTATCGCATCAAGTAGTGGCAACTAATGCGCGGGCAGATGTTGGTGAGCGGGAGGCGCTAGAAACCTGGCTTCGCTCCTACAATTTTGCAGAGTTGTTTGATCCCGAGGGAGGACTTAAGTCAGACTTGAGAGAAGTGTTGCCATCGGAGGAGAGGCTAATGGGTCGCAGTCCCCACGCATTTGGTGAGCGTTTGTCGGACCTGGTTTTACCGGAAGTTGATACATTTACCGAAGAAGTAAGTGCCCCAGGCGTAATCGGTTCTAGTAGTATGCGCCGCCTTGGACTTTATTTGGCGCAGGTCTTTAAACAGAATGCATCTCAAAACAATTTTCGTTTAATGTCACCGGACGAAACTTACTCAAACAAGCTAGATGCTGTTTTCACTGAAACCAAGCGGGCGTTCATGGGTAAAATTGAAACTTGGGATCGTGATCTTGATCCAGACGGACGAGTGATGGAAATGTTGAGTGAAAATGCTCTTCAGGGGCTAGCCCAGGGGTATATTCTGACTGGACGTTGGGCCGTGTTCGCCTCTTATGAAGCGTTCATCCAGGTAGTGGCGAGTATGGCGGACCAGTATGCTAAATTTTTACGGGTTGCTCGCGAAATTTCTTGGCGGGGTGACTTGCCTTCCTTTACCTATATACTGACTTCATCTGGATGGCGTCAGGAACACAATGGGTTTTCTCACCAGAATCCGGGGTTCATTGATAACATGCTTCAGAAACAGGGTTGTTTTGTAAAAGTCTTTTTCCCTCCCGACGGCAATACCGCACTCGCCGTACTCAAACGCTGTTTGAGTACTAGAAATGAGATCAACATAATTGTGGCGGGGAAGACCGTAGAACCACGCTGGCTTACCCCAGAATTGATCGAACGTGAGTTGGAGGAAGGATTACTCGTTTGGGATTTTGCCAGTCAGCCCGAACCAGATATTGTGCTTTCGGCGGCGGGCGAGTATCTCACTAAAGAATCACTTGCCGCAATCGACTTGATTCGACGAGAAGCACCAGAAATCAAAACCAGATTCGTGAATATTTTAGAGGTTTCTGCTCTTGGTATTGGTAATGAAGCCTGTCGGGTGGCGCCGGAGAGTTTTGAAAATTATTTCACATCAGATAAACCAGTCATTTTTAATTTCCACGGTTACCCCGAGACATTGAAGCAAGTTCTATTTAACCACCAGAATGTAAAGGATCGATTCTCTGTCCACGGTTATGTGGAGAATGGCTCCACGACGACACCGTTTGATCTTCATCTTCGAAACGGCACTAGTCGTTATGATCTAGTTCTAGAAGTTTTTGCTAAAATGCGCGAGGCCGGTGTCCTCGATAGCCTAAAGGCGGAACGGCTGATAGACTTGTATCGTGACAAAATTAGGGCACATAAAAAATTTATTATTGAAAACGGAGTAGATCCGGAAGAAATAGAAAATTGGCAATGGCAGCAAAATATCTAA